The bacterium genome window below encodes:
- a CDS encoding bifunctional UDP-3-O-[3-hydroxymyristoyl] N-acetylglucosamine deacetylase/3-hydroxyacyl-ACP dehydratase — protein sequence MKQKTIARPVSCSGIGIHTGVHTTVKFCPAEVNTGVVFIRTDMENQPVIPARVENVSSVNRGTTISSNGAKVYTVEHVLAAVAGLGIDNLRIELDGIETPVGDGSSHVFVTALESAGVVEQEAARKVAVLTEPLTFEENGVHFLLLPSDSLKISFHIEYPNPIVGCQFDSIEITPENFRKYISIARTFAFLDDIEGLKKAGLIKGGSLDNAVVIDKDRILNDDPLRSPKELVRHKILDLLGDVFLLGMPIQAHIIASKSGHPTNISLVRKLREHLARQDQAAAVEDISVPAEGRQLIGRAGSDMPPGDIRGMVMGIKEIMAKIPHRYPFLLVDRILHFEAEKRVVGLKNVSMNEHFFQGHFPGHPIMPGVLIIEAMGQTGGLLLMNSVPEPENKVMYFMSLDQIKFRKPVFPGDQLRMEVEMIKFRHRICKMYGRSYVGDDLVAEAEMTAMVVDRDRLPDTGV from the coding sequence GTGAAGCAGAAGACCATAGCCCGGCCTGTCAGTTGTTCTGGAATCGGGATACACACGGGTGTGCACACGACTGTCAAGTTCTGCCCTGCCGAGGTAAACACCGGCGTAGTGTTTATCCGCACGGACATGGAAAACCAGCCGGTCATTCCGGCCCGTGTCGAGAATGTGAGCAGTGTCAACCGCGGCACCACTATCTCCAGCAACGGCGCCAAGGTCTATACGGTGGAGCACGTGCTGGCCGCGGTGGCCGGGCTGGGGATCGACAACCTGCGCATCGAGCTGGACGGGATCGAGACCCCGGTGGGGGACGGCAGTTCGCATGTGTTTGTCACGGCCCTGGAAAGCGCCGGGGTGGTCGAGCAGGAGGCGGCCCGGAAAGTGGCGGTCCTCACCGAGCCGCTCACCTTCGAGGAGAACGGCGTGCATTTCCTGCTCCTGCCCAGCGACAGCCTCAAGATCAGTTTCCACATCGAGTACCCCAACCCCATAGTCGGCTGCCAGTTCGATTCCATAGAGATCACGCCCGAGAATTTCCGCAAGTACATCTCCATCGCCCGCACCTTCGCTTTCCTGGACGACATCGAGGGGCTGAAGAAAGCAGGACTGATCAAGGGCGGGAGCTTGGACAACGCGGTGGTGATCGACAAGGACCGCATCCTCAACGACGATCCGCTGCGCTCCCCCAAGGAGCTGGTCCGCCACAAGATTCTCGATCTGCTGGGGGATGTGTTCCTGCTGGGGATGCCGATCCAGGCGCATATCATCGCCTCCAAGAGCGGGCACCCGACCAACATATCCCTGGTGCGCAAACTGCGCGAGCACCTGGCCCGCCAGGACCAGGCCGCGGCCGTGGAGGACATCTCTGTCCCGGCGGAGGGCCGTCAGCTCATCGGGCGGGCCGGTTCGGATATGCCTCCGGGTGATATCCGCGGGATGGTCATGGGGATCAAGGAGATCATGGCCAAGATACCGCACCGCTACCCGTTCCTGCTGGTGGACCGGATCCTGCATTTCGAGGCTGAGAAGCGGGTCGTGGGCCTGAAAAACGTCTCGATGAACGAGCACTTCTTCCAGGGGCATTTCCCCGGACACCCGATCATGCCGGGGGTGCTGATCATCGAGGCCATGGGTCAGACTGGCGGGCTGCTGCTGATGAACAGCGTCCCGGAGCCGGAGAACAAGGTGATGTATTTCATGAGCCTGGACCAGATCAAGTTCCGCAAGCCGGTTTTCCCGGGGGATCAGCTCAGGATGGAAGTGGAGATGATCAAGTTCCGCCACCGTATCTGCAAGATGTACGGACGCAGCTACGTGGGCGATGACCTGGTGGCCGAGGCCGAGATGACCGCCATGGTCGTCGACCGTGACCGTCTGCCGGATACGGGTGTCTGA
- the lpxA gene encoding acyl-ACP--UDP-N-acetylglucosamine O-acyltransferase, with the protein MAIHPTAIIDPSAEIAGDVEVGPYTVIGPNVKIGPGTVLGPHVFIYKNTTIGRDCRLWNGAALGADSQDLKYTGQPTYLEIADRTTIREFATLNRATTEGCATHVGSDCLIMAYSHVAHDCNVGDNVILSNAVNMAGHVTIGDFAIISGLTCIHQFVHVGVHSFIGGGSRVPKDVPPYVMAVGNPIMLNGLNTVGLQRRGFSEEVRLELKRAYKIFFRSQYNISQALEIARTELKQLPEIKIFNDFIARSERGVLV; encoded by the coding sequence TTGGCCATTCATCCAACCGCGATAATCGATCCCTCGGCAGAGATCGCCGGGGACGTGGAGGTCGGTCCTTATACGGTGATCGGCCCGAACGTGAAGATCGGCCCGGGCACAGTGCTCGGACCGCACGTCTTCATCTACAAGAACACCACCATCGGACGGGATTGCCGTCTCTGGAACGGGGCCGCCCTGGGCGCCGACAGCCAGGACCTCAAGTACACCGGCCAGCCGACCTATCTCGAAATCGCCGACCGCACCACGATCCGCGAGTTCGCCACCCTGAACCGCGCCACCACCGAGGGCTGCGCCACCCATGTGGGCAGCGACTGCCTGATCATGGCCTATTCGCACGTGGCGCACGATTGTAATGTGGGCGACAACGTGATCCTCTCCAATGCGGTCAACATGGCCGGGCATGTCACGATCGGCGACTTCGCCATAATCAGCGGCCTGACCTGCATCCACCAGTTCGTGCACGTGGGTGTGCATAGCTTCATCGGTGGGGGCAGCCGGGTGCCCAAGGATGTGCCGCCCTACGTGATGGCCGTGGGCAACCCGATCATGCTCAACGGCCTGAACACCGTGGGCCTTCAGCGCCGCGGGTTCAGCGAGGAGGTGCGCCTGGAGCTCAAGCGCGCCTACAAGATATTCTTCCGCAGCCAGTACAACATCTCGCAGGCCTTGGAAATCGCGCGCACCGAGCTGAAACAGCTCCCGGAGATCAAGATTTTCAACGATTTCATCGCCCGCTCCGAGCGCGGCGTGCTGGTCTGA